The following coding sequences lie in one Maniola jurtina chromosome 11, ilManJurt1.1, whole genome shotgun sequence genomic window:
- the LOC123869683 gene encoding ubiquitin-conjugating enzyme E2-17 kDa → MALKRINRELQDLGRDPPAQCSAGPHGEDLFHWQATIMGPVDSPYQGGVFFLTIHFPTDYPFKPPKVAFTTRIYHPNINSNGSICLDILRAQWSPALTISKVLLSICSLLCDPNPDDPLVPEIARIYKTDREKYNELAREWTRKYAM, encoded by the exons ATGGCGTTAAAACGAATTAATAGG GAATTACAAGACCTGGGTAGAGATCCCCCAGCACAATGTTCAGCAGGACCACACGGAGAAGATC TTTTTCACTGGCAAGCCACAATTATGGGTCCA GTCGACAGTCCTTACCAGGGTGGTGTCTTTTTCCTGACCATACATTTCCCTACAGACTATCCATTCAAACCACCAAAAGTTGCATTCACAACACGTATCTATCATCCCAATATAAACAGTAATGGTTCTATTTGTCTTGATATTTTGCGTGCACAGTGGTCTCCAGCACTTACCATATCCAAAG TGTTGCTCTCAATCTGCTCACTTCTATGTGATCCAAACCCAGATGACCCTTTGGTGCCAGAAATTGCTAGGATCTACAAAACCGACAGAGAAAAGTACAATGAATTAGCCCGAGAGTGGACGAGGAAGTATGCCATGTGA